In Nitrospira sp., the DNA window CGGCGCGCGCAAAGTCTCTACCTGCCGTGTGCCGGTGATCTTTGACCCTGAAGTGGCGGGGAGTTTACTCAGTCACCTCTGTAGCGCCCTCTCAGGCTATGCCTTGTATAAAGGCGCATCCTTCCTGATCGGACAACTGGGCCAGCAGATCGCTCCGGACTTTGTCACCATTTATGACGACGGACGGATGCCCGGCGGCTTGGGGACGCGTCCATTCGATGGTGAGGGGCTGCCGACCAGGAAGCAGGCGATGGTCGAGCGTGGTTGTCTGGCCAGTTATATCCTGGACACCTATTCAGGCAAGAAGTTAGGACTGCCTTCCACCGGAAATGCCGCGCGAAGCATCGGAGAAAGTCCCTCCGCCGGGCCGACGAATTTTTATATGGTCCCGGGCACCACCAGTCCGGAGGATATCCTGGCGTCTGTGAAGCAAGGTCTCTATGTGACGGATCTGATCGGGTTCGGCATCAACATGGTTACCGGCGACTATTCCCGCGGGGCGAGCGGGTTCTGGATTGAAAACGGCGAGTTGGCCTACCCGGTGGAAGAAATTACCATCGCCGGTAATCTGAAGCAGATGTATGCGAATATCGAGACGATCGGCACGGATCTCGTGTTTCGTGGACGGATTGCCAGCCCTACCGTGAAGCTTGCGGAGATGACGCTGGCAGGGAACTAGGTTGTGAAGGGGGTACGTGATGCGACGACTGATGGCCTCGATGATCTGTGCTCTGCTGGTGGTTCCTGCGGTCGGGCGAGCAGCGGAATTTCAGGTGACCAGTCCGACGATCAAGGACCAGAGCACCATCGGCAATGAACATGTGTTTAACGGTTTCGGTTGCACGGGCGGCAATGTATCGCCCGAGTTGCGATGGGAGCATGCGCCGAAAGACACGAAGAGTTTTGCCGTGACGGTCTATGATCCTGATGCCCCCACGGGAAGCGGCTGGTGGCATTGGCTCATCTTCAATATTGCTCCGGGCGTGATGCACTTGCCGGCCGGAGCGGGGCAGCCGGAGAGTACCGGCGCGCCTCAAGGGAGCATTCAGAGCATGACGGATTTCGGTCAGCCCGGCTTTGGCGGGCCCTGTCCACCGCCGGGAGATAAACCGCACCGGTATATCTTCACGGTGTTCGCGCTGAAGGTGGATCAGTTGCCGCTCAAGAAAGAGGCCTCCGGCGCGATGGTCGGGTACTATCTCAATCAGAACGCCATCAGCAAAGCATCCTTCACCGGTACCTACGGCCGGTAAGCGAACAATCATCAGAACAGAGTAAGGGAACAGACCATGTCTCTTGATGCCGAATTCGGAAAGACCATGCTGCAGTTGATCACCTCGCGATACGAGGACCGGCACTGGAGAAAAAAGATCGAAAAGACACTCAGCCTGCCCCAGAGCGGGGTCGGAGACGAGCATCAGCAGCAGGTCTTCATGTACCTGAAGCTCAACCTCAAGGCATACAAGTCCAGGCGGGCGGATCCGGATTCCTGGATCTTAGGCGGGTACGCCACGAAGGAAGTGATCGATCGCGCGAAGTTCCAGCCGCACCTGGTCGGAGAGGGCATTTCGGCCGACGATGTGGCGTTTCTCGGTGTCGATCCAGGCCCTGAAATCGATGAGGCCTGGTGGGAAGAGATGCTGGTCGCCTGGTTCGGCGCTCCGGAAGAAGAGGAGTCCTCGGAGGAAGCCACGGCGGAAGAGGCGGCAACCCCCGATGCCGTGAAGGATCCCGCCCGCACCTGAACGGCAACGGTGACGGATCAGGACGGGCTGCCGTTTCTGGTTCAGTCGCTTCAGCGCGCGGTTGCTATGACCCGAACAAATCCATTTGTTGCGCGGTCGTAGCCGGGGGATCGATCCGCAATGTCCCGGTGGGGCTCGAAGCGGCTCCCTCCTGCGTCGCAGGAGGCTGGCTGTGCCGGTCGAGAAACTCCTTCAGCTTCTGAAAGTCCTCCCGCAAAGGCTGCAGCATGGTTCCCTGGTGCAGCGCTGCCGCGGGATGGAGCAAGGGAAACAGCACGAATTCCTTCAAATAAAACGCCTGCCCGCGTACTCTCGTAATCCCGACCTTACGCTCCAGAAGTGTCTGCGTCGCCCAATTGCCCAGCGAACAGACCAGCTTCGGCCGAATCATGGCGATCTGCTGCAAGAGAAACGGTTTGCAGGTCTCAACCTCCTGAGGTTCGGGGTCGCGGTTATTCGGCGGGCGGCATTTGATCACATTGGCGATGTAAATATCCGCGCGCGAGAGCCCTGCTGACTCCAGCAAGTCGTTGAGCAATTGGCCGGCTGCGCCGACGAACGGCTCCCCCTTCTGATCCTCGTGAAATCCCGGTGCTTCCCCCACGAACATGACGGAGGCATGCGGATTACCCACGCCGAACACGACCTGGCGTCGACCGAGCTTGGCGAGCGGGCAACGTTGGCAGTTGTGGAGCGAGTCGGCGAGTTCCTGCAGGGTGGTCAGGGATGAAGACATAGACGTTCCCTTCGAATGCGACCAAATCTTAGTCGCGGTATTGGGGGATGTCAACGTGGTCCCGCGCGAGCGGTCTGCGCGCAACACGAGTCATGATGCGTCGGCTGGAACGAGTGCGGCGGAGCGTTGGCCGCTGAGAATTGCGGACTCCAGATTGGCCGGCCAGCCGGTATCGGTCCAAGCGCCGGCGACGAGAAAATTGGCAAACGGACTGGGTGAGAGCGGCCGGCACTGTTGCGTGCCCGGTTTCGTGGTGAGTATGGCCGACGGGAGACGAATGACGTCCGCCTCGATCAGTTTGGGAAGCGGGCCGCCGGGGAACGCTCTCGCCATGTCTTTCAGCGTCAGGTGAACGAGGTCGTCTTTCGATTGTGGCAACAGGTCCGGCTCATCCACTGCGACGGCCCACAACACAGTTGCCTGCTCATGCCGTTCCTCGTCTGCGTGCCGGATCATCCAATGAAACCGGTTGCGCTCCAGCATGATGAGTTGTGTGTGTTCGACCGGTTGCGCCAGGTGCAGGCGAACGATCACCAGAGGAGACTCACTCAGGCGGCTGATTTGCTGGAAATAGGCATAGTGCGTCACGACCCGTTCCGGCAAGAGCGGCGTGAGCCGATGGTGCGGCAACGCGGCGATATACCAATCGGCGGTGAGCCTCGTGCGGTCTGCCAGTTCGACATGGGCGACACGATCCTGGGTGAAGTGCAATTGCGTCACCGTCGTGTTCAGCCGACACCGGACTCCTATCCGGTCAAGTTCCGCTCGAAGCGGCGTGAGCAGGAATGAATCGAGTCCGTGAGGCGGAATGATCAACCTCGTGGCGCGGGCACCCGTCAGAAAGCAGCGCCGCAGTGTGCGCATGAAAAGCTCTGCGGAGACCTGCGGAAGTGCCGCCCCCAGCAACAAGCGGGCGAGGCTGTTCCAGACACCCTGCCGGGCCTGTTCCGACTGGCCGATGCTCGCGAGCCACTCGTCGGCGGCTCGGGTGTCGAGATCGTTCGGCAACGGAGGATCCTGTTCCCATGTGCGTTCAAGGAAGGAGAGGAGATGCCAGCGGTCCCGCATCGACAGACCCTGGAACAGGGTGGTTCCGAGGAGAGTGTTGAGCGGGGACGGCAGGGGAAGGTGCAGAAATTGGATGTGAGCGCCCGTCGCCTGAAGAAATTCAAGCGGGGTGTGTCGCAGCCGCCTGGCGGCGGTGTCTTTGCCGAGGGTCTTGAGCAGCGACCAGGTGGCCGTGTGGGCTTCGAGGAGCAGCGGCGGAGGCGCGTGGCACAGTCGCCCTCCCAGGTGGTCGGCCTGCTCGATCACGGTGACCGTATGGCCGTCGGCGGCGAGGTGCAAGGCTGCCGTCAGACCGGCGATCCCGCCGCCGAGGATGAGCACTGTCCGGTTCATGGAGTCGAAGAGGGAAGGCGGGAGCGCAACCACACGCCCGCTGCCACGGCCAGCCGATGGCTCGGAGTCAGCGTGACCCGATCTCCCAAGACGCGGTAACCGGACTGCTCGATCCGTTGCAGGATCCGGCCATACACACCGCGCATGATTTCCGCGACCGTCAGGGCCCGGCGTTCGGCGCGCGGCAGCGAATCGAGCGCCCGCGCCGCCTTGGCGTAAAATTCCTTTGCACGGCCGACTTCAAACCGCATGAACTCCGTAAATTCCGGCTTGTATCGCCGGTGCAGGAGATCTTCCTCCCGGTAGGCGAAACGAGCGAGATCTTCTTGCGGCACGTAGACGCGACCGCATTCCGCATCGTTGCCCAGGTCGCGAAGAATATTGGTCAATTGAAAGGCCATGCCGAGATTGACGGCATAGTCCTGGGCGCGCGGGGAGGTGGTGCCGAACACGTGCAGGCAGATCAATCCCACCACCGACGCGACCCGATAACAGTAGAGGGACAGTTGGTCGAACGTGGCGTACCGCGTGGTGGTGAGGTCCATCTCGACGCCCTTAATGAGTTCCTCGAAATAGGCTTGCGGGATGGACAGCTCCCGTACGTGCCGGGCAAGGCTGACGGTGACGGGCAACGTCGGCGTGCCGTCGTAGGCGGCGGCCAGCTCGCGCCGCCAACGGGCCAATTCCTCCTGCGGATGACTGCCGGGGGGCGGCTCGTCCACGGCGTTGTCCACCTCCTTGCAGAAGGCGTAGACCGTGTACATCGCTTCGCGGCGGGCTTTGGGTAAAAACAAAAAGGAGTAGTAGAAATTGCTCCCGCTTTTTTTGGTGAGGGTCGTGCAGTAGGTTTGGGCTTCAGCTGGTGTCATCATCGTGTCATCAGTGTGAGTGCGTCGTCTGTCCCTCAAGTCGTTCGACGGAGGCGGGGAGGCGGCGGCCATAAGAGGCTGGGTGCAAAATGGCGGCAAGTTGTTCCACGCCGTCGATCAGTCGTGGGCCGGGGCGGCTGAAGTAGGAGAGCGCATCGACCAGGTAGACTTCTCCCCTCTGAAC includes these proteins:
- a CDS encoding TldD/PmbA family protein, whose protein sequence is MTRAIVEQDYTNIAQDLLARAAKHGATASDVMVADGETLSVQVRMGAVDRLTKAREKRLGLRVFFGQRSASASTSDFSRESLERFVGETCALAQAVVEDPVSGLPEPGQFATDFPELNIHDSTKLQTDQQIDLALRAERAAFAADSRITNSEGGECDSSSGRIILANSHGFVGHYANSSFSLSVSPIASDAAGMQRDYWYGVNRAFAKLESPEAIGREATRRTVRKLGARKVSTCRVPVIFDPEVAGSLLSHLCSALSGYALYKGASFLIGQLGQQIAPDFVTIYDDGRMPGGLGTRPFDGEGLPTRKQAMVERGCLASYILDTYSGKKLGLPSTGNAARSIGESPSAGPTNFYMVPGTTSPEDILASVKQGLYVTDLIGFGINMVTGDYSRGASGFWIENGELAYPVEEITIAGNLKQMYANIETIGTDLVFRGRIASPTVKLAEMTLAGN
- a CDS encoding YbhB/YbcL family Raf kinase inhibitor-like protein gives rise to the protein MRRLMASMICALLVVPAVGRAAEFQVTSPTIKDQSTIGNEHVFNGFGCTGGNVSPELRWEHAPKDTKSFAVTVYDPDAPTGSGWWHWLIFNIAPGVMHLPAGAGQPESTGAPQGSIQSMTDFGQPGFGGPCPPPGDKPHRYIFTVFALKVDQLPLKKEASGAMVGYYLNQNAISKASFTGTYGR
- a CDS encoding uracil-DNA glycosylase, which gives rise to MSSSLTTLQELADSLHNCQRCPLAKLGRRQVVFGVGNPHASVMFVGEAPGFHEDQKGEPFVGAAGQLLNDLLESAGLSRADIYIANVIKCRPPNNRDPEPQEVETCKPFLLQQIAMIRPKLVCSLGNWATQTLLERKVGITRVRGQAFYLKEFVLFPLLHPAAALHQGTMLQPLREDFQKLKEFLDRHSQPPATQEGAASSPTGTLRIDPPATTAQQMDLFGS
- a CDS encoding FAD-dependent oxidoreductase, encoding MNRTVLILGGGIAGLTAALHLAADGHTVTVIEQADHLGGRLCHAPPPLLLEAHTATWSLLKTLGKDTAARRLRHTPLEFLQATGAHIQFLHLPLPSPLNTLLGTTLFQGLSMRDRWHLLSFLERTWEQDPPLPNDLDTRAADEWLASIGQSEQARQGVWNSLARLLLGAALPQVSAELFMRTLRRCFLTGARATRLIIPPHGLDSFLLTPLRAELDRIGVRCRLNTTVTQLHFTQDRVAHVELADRTRLTADWYIAALPHHRLTPLLPERVVTHYAYFQQISRLSESPLVIVRLHLAQPVEHTQLIMLERNRFHWMIRHADEERHEQATVLWAVAVDEPDLLPQSKDDLVHLTLKDMARAFPGGPLPKLIEADVIRLPSAILTTKPGTQQCRPLSPSPFANFLVAGAWTDTGWPANLESAILSGQRSAALVPADAS
- the hpnD gene encoding presqualene diphosphate synthase HpnD — translated: MRDRRRTHTDDTMMTPAEAQTYCTTLTKKSGSNFYYSFLFLPKARREAMYTVYAFCKEVDNAVDEPPPGSHPQEELARWRRELAAAYDGTPTLPVTVSLARHVRELSIPQAYFEELIKGVEMDLTTTRYATFDQLSLYCYRVASVVGLICLHVFGTTSPRAQDYAVNLGMAFQLTNILRDLGNDAECGRVYVPQEDLARFAYREEDLLHRRYKPEFTEFMRFEVGRAKEFYAKAARALDSLPRAERRALTVAEIMRGVYGRILQRIEQSGYRVLGDRVTLTPSHRLAVAAGVWLRSRLPSSTP